The following are from one region of the Bradyrhizobium sediminis genome:
- a CDS encoding LLM class flavin-dependent oxidoreductase has translation MKFGIFYELQLPRPWQAGDELKLYQDALTQLETADRLGYDHAWVVEHHFLEEYSHSPSPESFLAAASQRTRNIRLGHGIFQLTTNHPVRVAERVAVLDLLSNGRVEFGMGESASITELTPFGRDMETKKEVFEEAVRAIFPMFRDGGSEHHGKYFDIPLRNVVPKPVQKPHPPLWMACSQLPTIERAGQNGFGALGFQFVSADAAHAWVHAYYNAITKRLKKLADYEINPNMALVSFFMCAKTDDEARARADGATFFQFALRFYGASQNRQRPDPGTVNMWDEYNKWKRDNPEAQEAALRGGLIGSPETLRKKLRRFRSSHIDQVILLNQAGKNSHEHICESLELFAREVMPEFRADPEHDAWKKGVMSGAIKLEEIDTEAFTDRYGKLAVNVAKPITAAAG, from the coding sequence ATGAAATTCGGCATCTTTTATGAGTTGCAATTGCCGCGCCCGTGGCAAGCCGGCGACGAACTCAAGCTCTACCAGGACGCGCTGACGCAACTGGAGACCGCCGACCGCCTCGGCTACGATCATGCCTGGGTGGTCGAGCATCATTTCCTGGAAGAATATTCGCATTCGCCGTCGCCGGAATCGTTTCTCGCCGCAGCCTCCCAGCGCACCAGGAATATCCGGCTCGGCCACGGCATCTTCCAGCTCACCACCAATCATCCCGTGCGCGTCGCCGAGCGCGTCGCGGTGCTCGATCTCCTCAGCAACGGCCGCGTCGAATTCGGCATGGGCGAGAGCGCCTCGATCACCGAGCTGACGCCGTTCGGCCGCGACATGGAGACCAAGAAGGAAGTGTTCGAGGAAGCCGTCCGCGCCATCTTCCCGATGTTCAGGGACGGCGGCAGCGAGCATCACGGCAAGTATTTCGACATACCCCTGCGCAACGTGGTGCCCAAACCCGTGCAGAAGCCGCATCCGCCGCTGTGGATGGCGTGTTCGCAGTTGCCGACCATCGAACGCGCCGGCCAGAACGGGTTCGGCGCGCTCGGCTTTCAGTTCGTCAGCGCCGATGCCGCGCACGCCTGGGTGCACGCCTATTACAATGCGATCACCAAGCGGCTGAAGAAGCTCGCCGATTACGAGATCAATCCGAACATGGCGCTGGTGTCGTTCTTCATGTGCGCGAAGACCGACGACGAGGCCCGCGCGCGCGCCGACGGTGCCACCTTCTTCCAGTTCGCGCTGCGCTTTTACGGCGCGTCGCAGAACCGGCAGCGCCCCGATCCCGGCACCGTCAACATGTGGGACGAATACAACAAGTGGAAGCGCGACAATCCGGAGGCGCAGGAGGCGGCATTGCGCGGCGGCCTGATCGGATCGCCCGAAACGCTCCGGAAAAAACTGCGCCGGTTCCGCAGTTCGCATATCGACCAGGTGATCCTGCTCAACCAGGCCGGCAAGAACAGCCATGAGCACATCTGCGAATCCCTCGAACTGTTCGCTCGCGAAGTGATGCCGGAATTCCGCGCCGATCCCGAGCACGACGCCTGGAAGAAAGGCGTGATGAGCGGCGCGATAAAGCTCGAGGAGATCGACACCGAGGCGTTCACGGATCGCTACGGCAAGCTGGCGGTGAACGTCGCCAAGCCGATCACGGCGGCGGCGGGGTAG
- the napE gene encoding periplasmic nitrate reductase, NapE protein, producing the protein MSAAGDDTSGRPRRRRMEIFAFLFLTAVLMPAAAVATVGGYGLAVWVYQMLAGPPGPPAR; encoded by the coding sequence ATGTCGGCCGCAGGCGACGACACGAGTGGACGACCGCGCCGCAGGCGCATGGAAATCTTTGCATTCCTGTTCCTGACCGCAGTGCTGATGCCGGCCGCTGCGGTCGCGACCGTCGGCGGCTACGGGCTCGCGGTCTGGGTCTATCAGATGCTGGCCGGTCCGCCCGGCCCTCCCGCGCGCTAA
- a CDS encoding chaperone NapD, with protein MARPHTAIDRRALITGRLLRADQVVAPPGGEIASILVQARPESLTSVEAAIVALAGCEIYGRDPKGKLVVVVDAPDAGALGSTLNTIALLPDVYTASLVFHAIDAS; from the coding sequence GTGGCCAGACCTCACACTGCAATCGATCGTCGGGCCCTCATCACGGGCCGCCTTCTCAGAGCGGACCAGGTGGTGGCGCCGCCCGGCGGCGAGATCGCGAGCATTCTCGTTCAGGCCCGGCCGGAGAGCCTCACCAGCGTCGAAGCCGCCATCGTGGCGCTGGCCGGATGCGAGATCTACGGCCGCGATCCCAAGGGCAAGCTGGTCGTCGTGGTCGATGCGCCCGATGCCGGCGCGCTCGGATCGACCCTCAACACCATCGCGCTGCTGCCCGACGTCTACACCGCCTCACTCGTCTTTCACGCCATCGACGCAAGCTGA
- the napA gene encoding nitrate reductase catalytic subunit NapA — protein sequence MTSPKLDRRQVLKLEAAAMAALAGGMSTPAAAANLVTERAANELKWDKAACRFCGTGCSVMVATKDNRVVATHGDIKSEVNRGLNCVKGYFLSKIMYGHDRLTKPMLRKTNGKYDKNGEFTPVSWDEAFDIMAEKYKAALKKRGPSGVGIFGSGQWTIWEGYAAAKLFKAGFRSNNIDPNARHCMASAVAGMMRTFGIDEPMGCYDDIEQADAFVLWGSNMAEMHPILWTRVTDRRLSAPHVRVAVLSTFEHRSFDLADIGMVFKPQTDLYILNAIANHIIKTGRVNKDFVAAHTTFKRGQTDIGYGLRPEHPLQKKATGAAKANDSTDMSFDEYAKFVSDYTLQKAAEMSGVPLNRLEALADLYADPKTKVTSFWTMGFNQHTRGVWCNNLVYNIHLLTGKISEPGNSPFSLTGQPSACGTAREVGTFSHRLPADMVVTNKAHRDIAEKIWLLPEGTIPDKPGYHAVLQSRMLKDGLLNAYWVQVNNNLQAGPNANEETYPGFRNPDNFIVVSDAYPSVTALAADLILPTAMWVEKEGAYGNAERRTQFWHQLVPAPGESRSDLWQLMEFSKRFKMEEVWPEELLARKQEYRGKTLFDVLYKNGQIDKFPLSDIEAGYANDESKAFGFYVHKGLFEEYAAFGRGHGHDLAPFETYHRERGLRWPVVNGQETKWRFREGMDPYVKQGVGVQFYGFPDGKARIFALPFEPAAESPDSEYPFWLSTGRVLEHWHSGTMTRRVPELYKAFPEAVCFMHPDDAAELKLRRGDEIKVQSRRGYIRTRVETRGRNKTPRGLVFVPWFDEAQLINKVTLDATDPISLQTDFKKCAVRIERV from the coding sequence ATGACCTCGCCCAAACTCGATCGCCGCCAGGTTCTGAAGCTGGAGGCCGCCGCGATGGCGGCGCTGGCGGGAGGAATGAGCACGCCGGCGGCGGCGGCCAATCTGGTCACCGAACGCGCCGCCAACGAGCTGAAGTGGGACAAGGCGGCGTGCCGGTTCTGCGGCACCGGATGCAGCGTCATGGTGGCGACCAAGGACAACCGCGTGGTCGCAACCCACGGCGACATCAAGTCGGAGGTCAATCGCGGGCTGAACTGCGTGAAGGGCTATTTCCTTTCCAAGATCATGTACGGCCACGACCGCCTCACCAAGCCGATGCTGCGCAAGACGAACGGCAAATACGACAAGAACGGCGAGTTCACGCCGGTGTCGTGGGACGAAGCCTTCGACATCATGGCGGAGAAATACAAGGCGGCGCTGAAGAAGCGCGGCCCCAGCGGGGTCGGCATTTTCGGCTCCGGCCAGTGGACGATCTGGGAAGGCTATGCCGCCGCCAAGCTGTTCAAGGCCGGCTTCCGCTCCAACAACATCGATCCCAATGCGCGGCACTGCATGGCCTCGGCGGTTGCCGGCATGATGCGCACCTTCGGCATCGACGAGCCGATGGGCTGCTACGACGACATCGAACAGGCGGACGCGTTCGTGCTGTGGGGCTCGAACATGGCCGAGATGCATCCGATCCTGTGGACCCGGGTGACCGATCGCCGGCTCTCGGCGCCGCATGTCCGCGTCGCCGTGCTGTCGACCTTCGAGCACCGCTCGTTCGACCTCGCCGACATCGGCATGGTGTTCAAGCCGCAGACCGATCTCTACATCCTCAACGCCATCGCCAACCACATCATCAAGACCGGCCGGGTCAACAAGGACTTCGTCGCGGCGCACACCACGTTCAAGCGCGGCCAGACCGACATCGGTTACGGGCTTCGCCCCGAGCATCCGCTGCAGAAGAAGGCGACGGGCGCGGCCAAGGCCAACGACTCCACCGACATGAGCTTCGACGAATATGCAAAGTTCGTCTCCGACTACACGCTGCAGAAGGCGGCGGAGATGTCCGGCGTGCCGCTCAACCGCCTCGAGGCGCTGGCCGATCTCTATGCCGACCCGAAGACCAAGGTCACCAGTTTCTGGACCATGGGTTTCAACCAGCACACCCGCGGCGTCTGGTGCAACAATCTCGTCTACAACATCCATCTCCTGACCGGAAAAATCTCCGAACCCGGCAACAGCCCGTTCTCGCTCACCGGCCAGCCCTCGGCCTGCGGCACCGCGCGCGAGGTCGGCACCTTCTCGCACCGCCTGCCCGCCGACATGGTAGTGACCAACAAGGCGCACCGCGACATCGCCGAGAAGATCTGGCTGCTGCCGGAGGGCACCATTCCCGACAAGCCGGGCTACCACGCGGTGCTGCAGAGCCGAATGCTGAAGGACGGGCTGCTCAACGCCTACTGGGTTCAGGTCAACAACAATTTGCAGGCCGGGCCCAACGCCAACGAAGAGACCTATCCGGGCTTCCGCAATCCGGACAATTTCATCGTCGTCTCCGACGCCTATCCCTCGGTCACCGCCCTCGCCGCCGACCTGATCCTGCCGACCGCGATGTGGGTGGAAAAGGAAGGCGCCTACGGCAATGCCGAGCGGCGCACCCAGTTCTGGCATCAGTTGGTCCCTGCCCCCGGCGAGTCCCGCTCGGATCTCTGGCAGCTGATGGAATTCTCGAAGCGCTTCAAGATGGAGGAAGTCTGGCCGGAAGAGCTGCTCGCCAGGAAGCAGGAATACCGCGGCAAGACGCTGTTCGACGTGCTCTACAAGAACGGCCAGATCGACAAGTTCCCGCTGTCCGACATCGAGGCCGGCTACGCCAATGACGAATCGAAGGCGTTCGGCTTCTACGTCCACAAGGGCCTGTTCGAGGAATATGCCGCCTTCGGCCGCGGCCATGGCCACGACCTCGCGCCGTTCGAGACCTATCACCGCGAGCGCGGGCTGCGCTGGCCGGTCGTGAACGGGCAGGAAACCAAATGGCGTTTCCGCGAGGGCATGGACCCCTATGTGAAGCAGGGCGTCGGCGTGCAGTTCTACGGCTTCCCCGACGGCAAGGCGCGTATCTTCGCCCTGCCCTTCGAGCCGGCGGCCGAGTCGCCCGACAGCGAATATCCGTTCTGGCTGTCTACCGGACGCGTGCTCGAGCACTGGCATTCCGGCACCATGACGCGCCGCGTCCCCGAGCTCTACAAGGCGTTCCCGGAGGCGGTATGCTTCATGCATCCCGACGACGCCGCCGAGCTGAAGCTGCGGCGCGGCGACGAGATCAAGGTGCAGTCCCGCCGCGGCTATATCCGCACCCGGGTCGAAACCCGCGGCCGCAACAAGACGCCGCGCGGGCTGGTGTTCGTGCCGTGGTTCGACGAGGCGCAGCTCATCAACAAGGTGACGCTGGACGCCACCGATCCGATTTCGCTGCAGACCGATTTCAAGAAATGCGCCGTGCGCATCGAGCGGGTGTGA
- a CDS encoding nitrate reductase cytochrome c-type subunit, giving the protein MIRKPGIFLLVIAIAAGSSSLLAQGLNSGLRGATPLNEEGPAAPMTPMRNTSEKEKRNYPEQPPVIPHSVEGYQIDMDGNKCLSCHARARTGESQAPMVSITHFMDRDGQFLASVSPRRFFCNSCHVPQNVVKAPITNDFVDVDTMISRATPGGRR; this is encoded by the coding sequence ATGATCAGAAAACCCGGAATTTTCCTGCTGGTGATCGCGATCGCGGCTGGATCCAGCTCGCTGCTGGCGCAAGGGCTCAATTCGGGCCTGCGCGGCGCGACCCCGCTCAATGAAGAGGGGCCGGCCGCCCCGATGACGCCGATGCGCAATACCTCGGAGAAGGAAAAGCGGAACTATCCCGAGCAGCCGCCGGTGATTCCGCATTCGGTCGAAGGCTACCAGATCGACATGGACGGCAACAAATGCCTGTCCTGTCATGCCCGCGCCCGCACCGGCGAGTCGCAGGCCCCGATGGTCTCGATCACCCACTTCATGGATCGCGACGGCCAGTTCCTCGCCTCGGTGTCGCCGCGCCGGTTCTTCTGCAATTCGTGCCACGTCCCGCAGAACGTGGTGAAGGCACCGATCACCAATGACTTCGTCGACGTCGACACCATGATCAGCCGGGCGACGCCGGGAGGACGCCGATGA
- a CDS encoding NapC/NirT family cytochrome c, with the protein MSAVDPAAPRRSWLVRLWHFIVELWGVLRRPSSVFGLGLLVFAGFVAGVIFWGGFNTALELTNTEKFCTGCHEMRDNVFAELKTTIHFSNRSGVRASCPDCHVPHNWTDKIARKMQASKEVWGHLFGTINTREKFVDHRLELALHEWARLKANDSLECRNCHSTESMDITKQSPRASVAHKRFLFTGEKTCIDCHKGIAHHLPDMRGVPGWQ; encoded by the coding sequence ATGAGCGCGGTCGACCCGGCCGCGCCGCGCCGGTCCTGGCTGGTGCGTCTCTGGCATTTCATCGTCGAATTGTGGGGCGTGCTGCGCCGGCCGAGTTCGGTGTTCGGGCTCGGCCTGCTGGTGTTCGCCGGCTTCGTTGCCGGCGTGATCTTCTGGGGCGGCTTCAATACCGCGCTGGAGCTGACCAACACCGAGAAATTCTGCACCGGCTGTCATGAGATGCGCGACAACGTGTTCGCGGAGCTGAAGACCACCATTCACTTCTCCAACCGCTCCGGCGTCCGCGCCAGCTGCCCGGATTGCCACGTCCCGCACAACTGGACCGACAAGATCGCGCGCAAGATGCAGGCTTCGAAGGAAGTCTGGGGCCATTTGTTCGGCACCATCAACACCCGCGAGAAATTCGTCGATCACCGGCTCGAGCTGGCGCTGCACGAATGGGCGCGGCTGAAGGCCAATGACTCCCTGGAATGCCGCAACTGCCACAGCACGGAGTCGATGGACATCACCAAGCAGTCGCCGCGCGCTTCGGTGGCGCATAAGCGTTTCCTGTTCACGGGCGAGAAGACCTGCATCGACTGCCACAAGGGCATTGCCCACCATCTGCCCGACATGCGCGGCGTCCCGGGCTGGCAATAG
- a CDS encoding ATP-dependent DNA helicase, producing the protein MPTFTPHQDSALKAVADWLKAKPGRNGTPPVFRLFGFAGTGKTTLARHIAEGVEGEVRFAAFTGKAALVMRNKGCDNASTIHSLIYRARESGVEQPSFELWDDAPASKAKLIVIDECSMVDAELGRDLMSFDCPLLVLGDPAQLPPIQGGGFFTDCEPDVMLTEVHRQAQDDPIIRMSMDVREGRELDIGRYGESQVVSRNELDPDRVMSADQVLVGRNNTRRAYNMRVRQKQNIEDPLPVAGDKLVCLRNNRKKGLFNGGLWRVKSRAASKSKIITMRLSPDEDFGHKVTKVSVRGDCFGGAIETIPWEQRKPYDEFDYGYVLTVHKSQGSQWDDVVLFDESFAFQDSRARWLYTGITRAAKRLSVVV; encoded by the coding sequence ATGCCCACTTTCACGCCGCATCAGGATTCCGCGCTGAAGGCTGTTGCCGACTGGCTGAAGGCAAAGCCCGGCAGGAACGGCACGCCGCCGGTGTTCCGGCTGTTCGGGTTTGCCGGCACCGGCAAGACCACGCTGGCGCGGCACATCGCCGAAGGCGTCGAGGGCGAAGTGAGGTTCGCCGCCTTCACCGGCAAGGCGGCGCTGGTGATGCGCAACAAGGGCTGCGACAACGCCTCCACCATTCACTCGCTGATCTACCGCGCCCGCGAATCCGGCGTCGAGCAGCCGAGTTTCGAGCTTTGGGACGACGCGCCCGCCTCGAAAGCCAAGCTGATCGTGATCGACGAATGCTCGATGGTGGACGCCGAACTGGGGCGCGACCTGATGTCGTTCGATTGCCCGCTGCTGGTGCTCGGCGACCCCGCGCAACTGCCGCCGATCCAGGGCGGCGGCTTCTTCACCGACTGCGAGCCCGACGTGATGCTGACCGAGGTGCATCGCCAGGCGCAGGACGACCCCATCATCCGGATGTCGATGGACGTGCGCGAGGGCCGCGAACTCGACATCGGCCGCTACGGCGAAAGCCAGGTGGTGTCGCGCAACGAACTCGATCCCGACCGGGTGATGAGCGCCGACCAGGTGCTGGTCGGGCGCAACAACACGCGGCGCGCCTACAACATGCGGGTGCGGCAGAAGCAGAACATCGAGGATCCGTTGCCGGTCGCCGGCGACAAGCTGGTGTGCCTGCGCAACAACCGCAAGAAGGGCCTGTTCAATGGCGGGCTGTGGCGGGTGAAATCGCGCGCGGCGTCGAAATCCAAGATCATCACCATGCGCCTGTCGCCCGACGAGGACTTCGGCCACAAGGTGACGAAAGTCTCGGTGCGCGGCGACTGTTTCGGCGGCGCCATCGAGACCATTCCGTGGGAGCAGCGCAAGCCCTACGACGAGTTCGACTACGGCTACGTGCTCACGGTGCACAAATCGCAGGGCTCGCAATGGGACGACGTCGTGCTGTTCGACGAGAGCTTCGCGTTCCAGGACAGCCGCGCACGGTGGCTCTACACCGGCATCACCCGGGCGGCGAAGCGGCTGAGCGTGGTGGTGTAG
- the msrA gene encoding peptide-methionine (S)-S-oxide reductase MsrA has translation MSRSLNRLSLCAAAIGALAISALSIAPSRAAEDAVIIPAPTTDVQAADGIQTAVIAGGCFWGVQGVFQHTAGVVNAVSGYAGGSKATANYTLVSSGATGHAEVVEIKYDPKKISYGKILQIFFSVVHDPTQLNRQGPDSGTQYRSAIFTTSDQQKKVAEAYIAQLNAAKVYRKPIVTRIGPLEAFYPAEAYHQDYLTLHPNQPYIAYNDIPKVENLKKIFAENYIEKPTLVSSAKVTN, from the coding sequence ATGTCCCGCAGCCTCAACCGCCTCTCGCTCTGTGCCGCCGCCATCGGCGCGCTGGCGATTTCAGCGTTGTCGATCGCGCCCTCGCGTGCCGCCGAGGATGCCGTGATCATTCCCGCGCCCACCACCGACGTCCAGGCGGCCGACGGCATCCAGACCGCTGTGATCGCCGGCGGCTGCTTCTGGGGCGTGCAGGGCGTGTTCCAGCATACGGCCGGCGTCGTCAACGCCGTCTCCGGCTATGCCGGCGGCAGCAAGGCGACCGCCAACTACACCCTGGTCAGTTCAGGCGCGACCGGCCATGCCGAAGTCGTCGAGATCAAGTATGACCCGAAGAAGATCAGCTACGGCAAGATCCTGCAGATCTTCTTCTCGGTGGTGCACGATCCGACCCAGCTGAACCGGCAGGGACCGGACTCCGGCACGCAGTATCGTTCGGCTATCTTCACCACTTCCGACCAGCAGAAGAAGGTCGCGGAGGCCTATATCGCCCAGCTCAACGCCGCCAAGGTCTACAGGAAGCCGATCGTGACCAGGATCGGGCCGCTGGAGGCGTTCTATCCGGCAGAGGCCTATCATCAGGATTACCTGACACTGCACCCGAACCAGCCCTATATTGCCTATAATGACATTCCCAAGGTCGAAAACCTGAAGAAGATTTTCGCCGAGAACTACATCGAGAAGCCGACGCTGGTGAGCAGCGCCAAGGTTACCAACTGA
- the msrB gene encoding peptide-methionine (R)-S-oxide reductase MsrB, with the protein MPDTKSMTGKIEKSEAEWRKELTPMQYAVLREKATERPFSGEYEHEQRAGTYTCAGCGQTLFESDAKFDSGCGWPSFTAPAAESHVDEERDISHGMIRTEVLCSKCNGHLGHVFDDGPGPTGLRYCINSAALKLQPK; encoded by the coding sequence ATGCCCGACACCAAATCGATGACCGGCAAGATCGAGAAGAGCGAGGCCGAGTGGCGCAAGGAGCTGACGCCGATGCAGTATGCGGTGCTGCGCGAGAAGGCGACCGAGCGGCCGTTCTCCGGCGAGTACGAGCATGAGCAGCGCGCCGGCACCTATACCTGCGCCGGCTGCGGCCAGACGCTGTTCGAATCGGATGCCAAGTTCGATTCCGGCTGCGGCTGGCCGAGCTTCACCGCGCCGGCGGCGGAGAGCCATGTCGACGAGGAGCGCGACATCAGCCACGGCATGATCCGGACCGAAGTGTTGTGCTCGAAATGCAACGGCCATCTCGGCCACGTCTTCGACGACGGCCCCGGCCCGACCGGGCTGCGCTACTGCATCAATTCGGCGGCGCTGAAGCTGCAGCCGAAATAA
- a CDS encoding DUF3309 family protein gives MSLGTILIIILIIILLGGYSGRFGGYGFGMGHSGMGLGGVILVVLIVLVLLRKL, from the coding sequence ATGTCGCTCGGAACGATACTCATCATCATCCTAATTATAATCCTGCTCGGCGGCTACAGCGGCCGGTTCGGCGGCTATGGCTTTGGCATGGGCCATTCCGGAATGGGGCTCGGCGGCGTCATTCTGGTCGTGCTGATCGTCCTGGTGCTGCTCCGCAAGCTCTGA
- a CDS encoding IS630 family transposase (programmed frameshift) — MGKPYSLDLRKRVVTAIEGGMSRNQAAKRFGVAISTAIGWMQRVEETGSVEPGQMGGHKPKAISGDHAVWLSQRLRDSDFTIRGLVAELAGRGLKVDYHSVWDFVHAEKLSFKKSVVAGERDRPDVARRRAQWTKYQGRVEAERLVFIDETWTRTDMAPLRGWALRGRRLPAKVPHGRWKTMTFLAALRHDRIDAPWFIEGPIDGESFRTYVEKALLPTLRPGDIVVMDNLGSHKSKSVRQLIRSAGAKLFFLPKYSPDLNPIEQVFAKLKHLLRKAAARTVDAVCAVIGQLLNAFTPQECANYLKNSGYRT; from the exons ATGGGCAAGCCTTACTCTCTGGATTTGCGCAAGCGTGTCGTGACGGCAATTGAGGGAGGGATGTCCCGCAATCAGGCCGCCAAGCGGTTTGGGGTCGCGATCAGCACGGCCATCGGCTGGATGCAGCGGGTCGAGGAGACCGGCAGCGTTGAGCCTGGCCAGATGGGTGGCCACAAGCCGAAAGCAATTTCGGGAGACCACGCGGTCTGGCTGTCGCAGCGGCTCAGGGACAGTGATTTCACCATACGCGGGCTCGTTGCCGAACTCGCCGGACGCGGCCTGAAGGTCGACTACCACTCGGTGTGGGACTTCGTGCATGCCGAGAAGCTCAGCTTC AAAAAAAGCGTGGTGGCTGGCGAGCGCGATCGTCCCGACGTGGCGCGGCGGCGGGCCCAGTGGACAAAGTATCAAGGTCGCGTCGAAGCTGAGCGGCTGGTCTTCATCGACGAGACCTGGACCCGGACCGATATGGCTCCCTTGCGGGGATGGGCACTGCGCGGGCGCAGACTGCCCGCCAAGGTTCCCCACGGGCGCTGGAAGACCATGACCTTCCTGGCGGCCCTGCGCCATGACCGGATCGATGCGCCATGGTTCATCGAGGGACCGATCGATGGCGAGAGCTTTCGGACCTATGTCGAAAAGGCTCTCCTGCCGACCCTGCGGCCCGGCGACATCGTCGTCATGGACAATCTCGGCAGCCACAAAAGCAAGAGCGTGCGTCAGCTCATCCGTTCTGCCGGTGCCAAGCTGTTCTTTCTGCCCAAATACTCACCCGACCTGAACCCGATCGAACAGGTCTTTGCCAAGCTCAAACATCTGCTCCGAAAGGCCGCCGCGCGAACCGTCGATGCGGTTTGCGCCGTAATCGGTCAGTTGCTCAACGCCTTCACACCCCAAGAATGCGCCAACTACCTCAAAAATTCAGGCTATCGAACCTAA
- a CDS encoding DUF4112 domain-containing protein, translated as MAMSNEEIIFPRAARARASGATFRGAQACGPVIDQEGREIRPEALGPQGSGFHFEFGNSSANPFADLTREQRMARLDALAKLLDVAFIVPGTNIRYGIDGLIGLIPVVGDLITTAISLWLVREARALGAPWHLTARMLGNVALDGVVGLVPVAGDAFDVLFRANVRNVRMLKRWMDKQPR; from the coding sequence ATGGCGATGTCGAACGAAGAGATCATATTCCCCAGGGCCGCGCGTGCCCGCGCCTCCGGCGCCACGTTCCGCGGCGCGCAGGCGTGTGGCCCGGTCATCGATCAGGAGGGGCGCGAGATCCGCCCCGAGGCGCTGGGCCCGCAGGGGAGCGGCTTCCATTTCGAATTCGGCAATTCAAGCGCCAATCCGTTTGCCGATCTCACCCGCGAGCAGCGGATGGCGCGGCTCGATGCGCTGGCGAAACTACTCGACGTCGCCTTCATCGTGCCCGGCACCAATATCCGCTACGGCATCGATGGGCTGATCGGACTGATCCCGGTGGTCGGCGATCTCATCACCACGGCGATCTCGCTGTGGCTGGTGCGCGAGGCGCGCGCGCTGGGCGCGCCCTGGCATCTCACGGCAAGGATGCTCGGCAATGTCGCGCTCGACGGCGTGGTCGGACTGGTGCCGGTCGCCGGCGACGCCTTCGACGTCCTGTTCCGCGCCAATGTGCGTAACGTGCGGATGCTGAAGCGCTGGATGGACAAGCAGCCGCGCTAA
- a CDS encoding DUF5413 family protein produces MKRYLIFAALGPFLGGFLLLLATTYTSGYWTQTNIGEIKKLLAVFARTLQYAYLFGIVPALMMAAVDDILLHVKRIGPVARMLIVGALAFVASELLFGSRGPDSGAVQFILYGLPGLVPAMIASWLAHKYAEPQTVPAA; encoded by the coding sequence ATGAAACGCTATCTGATTTTCGCAGCCCTCGGCCCCTTCCTCGGCGGATTCCTGCTGCTGCTGGCGACCACCTACACGTCGGGCTACTGGACCCAGACCAACATCGGGGAAATCAAGAAGCTGCTCGCAGTGTTCGCGAGAACGCTGCAATACGCCTATCTGTTCGGCATCGTGCCGGCGCTGATGATGGCGGCGGTGGACGATATTCTGCTCCACGTCAAACGGATCGGCCCGGTCGCGCGGATGCTGATCGTCGGCGCGCTCGCCTTCGTCGCGTCGGAATTGCTCTTCGGATCGCGCGGGCCCGACTCCGGCGCCGTGCAGTTCATCCTCTACGGCCTGCCGGGCCTGGTCCCGGCGATGATCGCGTCATGGCTGGCACATAAATACGCCGAGCCGCAAACCGTGCCGGCTGCATGA